The Chitinophagales bacterium genome includes a window with the following:
- the era gene encoding GTPase Era, which produces MAYRSGFVAIIGKPNAGKSTLLNALLGEKISIITRKAQTTRHRIKGILTTKDYQIVFSDTPGIIEAKYSLHSSMMKMVDESLEDADVLVVLADPTAPEAELQEVAARIHGGKIPVIVAINKSDLVSPEQLAAYRVFCSGIFPEADCLNISALQNRQLDGLLAALQMQLKEQPAFYQEDELTDRSERFIVSELIREKIFDQFNQEVPYACQVIVVDWKDQPDIVHIRAEVIVERESQKAILLGRGGSAIKALGMAARKDIESFLQKKIFLGLTVKVNANWRNSPLQLKYFGYEKS; this is translated from the coding sequence ATGGCCTATCGTTCCGGTTTCGTGGCAATTATCGGTAAACCGAATGCCGGCAAGTCAACCCTGCTGAATGCATTACTTGGTGAGAAAATTTCGATTATAACCCGTAAAGCACAAACCACCCGGCACAGGATTAAAGGCATTCTCACCACTAAAGATTACCAAATTGTTTTCTCTGATACACCCGGCATTATTGAAGCGAAATACAGTTTGCACAGCAGCATGATGAAGATGGTGGATGAATCGCTGGAAGATGCCGACGTGCTGGTAGTGCTTGCAGATCCTACTGCGCCGGAAGCGGAACTGCAGGAAGTAGCGGCGAGAATTCATGGAGGGAAGATTCCGGTGATTGTAGCCATCAATAAGTCAGATTTGGTAAGCCCTGAGCAGCTTGCTGCTTACCGGGTTTTTTGCAGTGGCATTTTTCCGGAAGCAGATTGCCTGAATATTTCTGCTTTGCAAAATCGTCAGTTGGATGGTTTACTGGCAGCATTACAGATGCAGCTGAAAGAGCAGCCTGCGTTTTACCAGGAAGATGAATTAACGGACCGTTCTGAAAGGTTTATTGTTTCAGAGTTGATCCGGGAAAAAATATTTGATCAGTTCAATCAGGAAGTTCCTTATGCCTGCCAGGTGATTGTGGTGGATTGGAAGGATCAGCCTGATATTGTTCACATCCGTGCAGAAGTGATTGTGGAACGGGAATCGCAAAAAGCCATTTTGCTGGGAAGGGGCGGAAGTGCTATTAAAGCACTGGGAATGGCGGCGAGAAAGGACATCGAATCTTTTCTTCAAAAGAAAATATTTCTCGGGCTTACCGTAAAGGTGAATGCCAACTGGAGGAACAGTCCGTTGCAATTAAAATATTTCGGGTACGAAAAATCATGA
- the der gene encoding ribosome biogenesis GTPase Der, whose product MNNTVAIIGRPNVGKSTLFNRLVGARKAIVDDVSGVTRDRIYGLADWNGKTFNVIDTGGFVTNSDETFEKEIRKQVLLAIEEANVLLFVVDAVVGITDLEQDITAKLRKSNKRVLLVVNKVDNPTRMYQGSEFYGLGFEQVFFLAAISGSGTGELLDAIVSYIEVPAANLNENLPRIAILGQPNVGKSSMVNMLMGQERNIVTDIAGTTRDSIHSHYKFFQKEFILIDTAGIRKKAKVNEDLEFYSVIRAVKALDEADICVLMLDAQMGIEKQDLSILSMAEKKRKGVVIVVNKWDLVDKSTNTMKQMEEEIRKKVAPFKDVPIIFSSVMEKQRVFKVIETALVVQENRKRVVDEKELNDKMLKSIAQFPHPAIRGAFLEVKGVIQVPATTPTFIFWVNFPNDVKASYRQFLDNQLRLHFKFTGVPLNIFFRKK is encoded by the coding sequence ATGAACAATACGGTTGCCATTATCGGGCGTCCCAATGTGGGAAAATCTACACTCTTTAACCGGTTGGTTGGCGCACGGAAGGCCATTGTTGACGATGTGAGCGGCGTTACACGCGACCGCATTTACGGTTTGGCCGACTGGAACGGAAAAACATTTAATGTTATTGATACCGGTGGTTTCGTCACCAATTCGGATGAAACATTTGAAAAGGAGATCCGCAAGCAAGTACTGCTGGCAATAGAAGAAGCTAATGTATTGCTCTTTGTAGTGGATGCCGTTGTTGGCATTACTGACCTAGAACAGGATATCACCGCGAAGTTGCGTAAGAGCAACAAACGGGTTTTGCTGGTGGTGAACAAAGTGGACAATCCCACCCGCATGTACCAGGGGAGTGAGTTCTATGGATTGGGGTTTGAGCAGGTCTTTTTCCTGGCGGCTATCAGCGGCAGCGGTACCGGTGAACTGCTGGATGCAATCGTTTCTTATATTGAAGTACCGGCTGCTAACCTCAACGAAAACCTGCCCAGGATTGCCATACTGGGCCAACCGAATGTGGGTAAATCATCCATGGTTAACATGCTGATGGGGCAAGAGCGGAATATCGTGACAGATATTGCAGGCACCACGCGTGACTCCATTCATTCCCATTATAAATTTTTTCAGAAGGAGTTCATTCTGATTGACACTGCCGGCATCCGGAAGAAAGCAAAAGTGAATGAGGATCTGGAATTCTACTCGGTGATACGGGCAGTGAAAGCCCTGGATGAAGCTGATATCTGTGTGCTGATGCTGGATGCGCAAATGGGTATTGAGAAGCAGGACCTGAGCATTCTTTCCATGGCAGAAAAAAAGAGGAAAGGTGTTGTTATCGTGGTGAATAAATGGGATTTGGTTGACAAGTCGACCAATACCATGAAGCAGATGGAAGAAGAGATTCGAAAGAAAGTGGCGCCATTTAAGGATGTTCCGATCATTTTTTCCAGTGTAATGGAGAAGCAGCGGGTTTTTAAAGTGATTGAGACCGCATTAGTAGTACAGGAAAACCGGAAAAGAGTGGTGGACGAGAAAGAGTTAAATGATAAAATGCTAAAATCGATAGCCCAATTTCCGCATCCGGCCATACGGGGCGCCTTCCTGGAGGTGAAAGGGGTGATTCAGGTGCCTGCCACCACGCCTACTTTTATTTTTTGGGTCAATTTCCCGAATGACGTAAAGGCCAGCTATCGTCAATTCCTTGATAATCAACTGAGGTTACATTTTAAGTTCACGGGCGTACCCTTAAACATCTTTTTCAGAAAAAAATAG
- a CDS encoding acyl-CoA dehydrogenase, whose product MSSVATESTLNFAASEDQQHITQMIRDFCEKRIRPNFMEWDEAQIFPREIFREFGDLGIMGVLVPVEYGGAGLSYHEYITVVAEVARVCGSIGLSLAAHNSLCTGHILTFGNAAQKAKYLPKLASGEWLGAWALTEPNTGSDAGNMKCTAVQDGDDWIINGTKCWITHGKSGDVVVVIARTGDPRTKNNSTAFIIDRNTPGLSAGKKENKLGMRASETTEVIFDNVRVSKDSMMGKVGDGFRQAMKVLDGGRISIAALSIGIAKGAYDASVKYSKERQQFDQPISNFQGISFKLADMITQINAAELLTHQAADLKNRHLPMTKEAAMAKYYASEIAVKIANEAVQIFGGYGYTKDFPVEKFYRDAKLCTIGEGTSEIQKLVIAREILK is encoded by the coding sequence ATGAGTTCCGTAGCCACCGAATCCACCCTCAATTTCGCCGCATCTGAAGATCAGCAGCACATCACGCAAATGATCCGTGATTTCTGCGAAAAACGTATCCGTCCAAATTTCATGGAGTGGGATGAAGCACAGATTTTTCCCCGTGAAATCTTCAGGGAATTTGGCGACTTGGGTATCATGGGTGTATTAGTGCCTGTGGAATACGGAGGGGCAGGTTTAAGTTACCATGAGTACATCACGGTTGTTGCCGAAGTGGCCCGCGTCTGTGGATCAATAGGATTATCACTTGCTGCTCATAACTCACTTTGCACGGGACATATTCTCACCTTTGGCAATGCCGCTCAGAAGGCAAAGTACCTGCCTAAACTGGCGAGCGGTGAGTGGTTAGGTGCGTGGGCATTAACAGAACCGAATACCGGCAGCGATGCCGGCAACATGAAATGTACTGCAGTACAGGATGGCGATGATTGGATTATCAATGGCACCAAATGCTGGATTACACATGGAAAATCAGGTGATGTGGTGGTGGTGATTGCCCGCACAGGAGATCCGCGCACGAAAAACAACAGCACTGCATTTATCATAGATAGAAATACGCCCGGTCTTTCCGCCGGAAAGAAGGAAAATAAACTGGGCATGCGGGCTTCAGAAACGACAGAGGTTATTTTCGATAATGTCCGTGTTTCAAAGGACAGCATGATGGGTAAGGTGGGTGACGGTTTCCGGCAGGCAATGAAAGTATTGGATGGCGGGAGGATTTCCATAGCTGCTTTAAGCATCGGCATTGCCAAAGGCGCCTATGATGCTTCAGTTAAATACTCGAAAGAGCGTCAACAGTTTGATCAGCCTATCTCCAACTTCCAGGGAATCAGTTTTAAGCTGGCTGATATGATTACACAAATCAACGCGGCTGAGTTGCTGACGCATCAGGCAGCAGACCTGAAGAACAGGCATCTTCCCATGACGAAAGAAGCTGCAATGGCAAAATATTACGCTTCAGAAATTGCGGTGAAGATTGCCAATGAGGCGGTGCAGATATTTGGAGGTTACGGATATACAAAAGATTTTCCGGTAGAAAAATTTTACCGAGATGCCAAGCTTTGTACAATAGGAGAAGGCACCTCTGAAATACAGAAGCTGGTGATTGCCCGGGAGATTCTTAAATAA